AGAATCTCATGCACCATGCTTGGTCAATCAGAAAACAGTCTGCATGACATCCCAGATTATGAGCACACAGAGGATGAGAAATACCCTCCTCTGCCTCCTCCATCATCACCGGGACAGAATGACTTTGAGGAGGGTCTTTTTGGCAATGCAGAGGGTGCGTTTCCCATTCCACACCATTATAAATGAATGACAACTCGGATTCAATGGGATTAATTGTgctttgtattttagtttagtaAACAGTCTTTTTTACCTTTACCAAATAGTTTTTTACTTATCTAATGACCAAAGTCTTGAGCTAGTGTTGCATATTCTCTTATGCTACATTATTCCCACTGTACATACctcacaacaaaacacatcaataagGATTACATTAGGTTTAAACAGGCTTATGCTGCACAACCTATTCTGTTGTATTATAGGAGACGGAGAGGAAGGAGAAGTGTCAAAACTAGCAGAAGTGCCCGTGGCGAAAAGAAGATCAGTGAAGAGGCCTCAGCCGAAACTCGATTCTAACAGGCATTCACATTACTATATTAATTGATGTTTGGTTTAACACACAGATTATGATTTTCTGTGGCGTTTATGATTTATCATCTCTTTCTTTAGGTTGATTTCTGAGAAAGGTCTTCCAGCTCTACGTACATTATTTGACAACGTTACGTTTAAAGGCAAAGGACACGAGGCAATGGCTAACCTTTGATATCACTTTGCTGTATGATTTTATTATGGATCGGAGTGATATGAGAATACAGTTATAAATGCTTGCTCAGCATCTCCCTGATCCTTTTTCATTTAGGGAGAGGATCTGAAGCTAGTACTGAAGAAAATGGAAAACTGGGCGCATAGACTTTATCCTAAACTGCAGTTTGAAGATTTCATTGAGAAAGTGGAGAGTTTGGGAGGCAAAAAAGAAGTTCAGGTAAGACTAGttaatgaaatgtttaaaaaattcattgtaaTTTAATGAAAATGAAGCTTACTTCAGGGCTTCTTACACAGAATGCATTGCTCCTTTATGCCAGTGCTGTTTTTAGATTCTTAGCTGCATGTACACATGCATTAGATACTGGCTCCATGAGCACCAAATTAAAAAATCAGTTATAAAACATGTCTTCTGATGCAATGTTTATTAAGTTGGAAAGGAGCTGAACTTTGTGTTTATTGGAATTCTTTACTGTTTCTCCATCAGACGTGTCTCAAACGAATTCGAATGGACTTGCCGTTAACACACGAGGACTTTGTTGGTaatcaatcattttaaataatgacTGCCTTACATTAGAAGTGAAATCAGTAGATTCATCTGATGTGGTTCCATGACTTCCTACTTCCTTCAGAGGAGGCACAGGCTCCAGCACAGGAAGAGTTTGGTCTAGGTGAAGATGCAAGTTTTCATGAAGATCCATTTGTCCATTCAACTCCTGCTCCAGTGTCTCTCACTGAGGAACAGCAGCGACGTATTGAGCTCAACAAACAGCTTGCTCTGGAGAGGAGACTAGCACGGCAGAAGTTGGGTACGTATGGGATCTCTTGAGGCTTTACATTGAGCCTCTGGTCTTAAGAATTAACCCTAAACCTGTGTAAGATGAGTTTTTAATACGATTTAGCTTCTGCTTTCTTTAAACACAattaatttactgtatgttttctgTACGATTTTCCCAGCATCTTCTCAGAATTTAACCCAGGACGAAGCAGATGAACCTTCAACCAGTTCCTCAGGACTGTACATTAGTCAAGAGAATCCGGGCGTTGTGCAGAGCACATCAAATGAAACTCCACTCAAACAAAAGCTAGCTAAACCTCCCAGTTCTCCATTATATGATAATGAATGTGCCAGCCCAGTTCCAAATGGCATAGATGATGATAGTAATTGAAAGCATCTTCCCTGTTTGTTTCAAGAGCACCCCACCTATGGACCCTGCAAAATCATTTTTGGTAATAGATATTCTCTTCAACATCACTCCAAGCAATATCAGCTGAAATGTTATACTTGCTTTACGTATGTGACTTTGTATACAAAACATCATCTGCATCTAAGTGGAATGTTTAGGGAAGAGTGACACCAACTCTCGCCCtgcagagagacagaaaataaTCTATTTCCTTTTGAATCTTAACACATTACCTTGATCCTCTGTGAGGATATTAAACTAGCtcaagaaaaaacattttctattcAGTCATCTCAGATTCACTAGGAATCACATCCATTCTTCAGATCTTAATATTCATTGCTTCCATTTATATTGTTGGTTGGAGTATCATCATAGTGTCAAAATATAAAGACATAACAGATGCCATTGAGCAAATATATATATGCCATATATGTTGTAGGGTTGTCCTAATATTGTGCTGTTCTTGTTTCTTTTTGAATTAAATTTCTTTTGTTGTCAGTTTTTGTGATTTGATATTctaaataaaagtgtttgtaATAACCTTGCATATTTTAATGATGTCATGCAAATGGTGCCAGTGTTTTAGGGGAGTTGTGAAGCGTCTGCACTTTAATGCCACAGTACTGCACAGAGAACTATAAAAATGGAACTAGTACAATTTTAGTAAtggaaaaatactttttatttctttaaaaaaaaaagtcatGATCAAATCACTTCATGGGTAAAATGTAAAGCATTATTAACCATCTAGAAAATAGTCAGTTACACACTGGTTTCTCTTAAATATTAAGTCCCATTTTCTCTCATTGCTATTTAGAATGAATAGGTTTCTCAATTAAACAAAGCAAAAGGTATCAAAACAGAGAACTTACTATACTGCTAAACTGATGGAGATTTGTTACAAGTTTACACTAAATTTTTCATTGGAATTTCTCAGCCCATGTAAAACACCTTTCAATAGATGTGTCACTTGTGATCATATTAAACATTATGATATTGTTTAATTGTTGTAGGAAATACTGTATCTGCCACCACACCCTCAACATCATcatatttacacagaatgtGCCAATACTGGACAAGGAAAAAAGTGTTTATAATTcctaaacatgtttgtttttacaacaAATCCACATATAAACAAGCTAGGTCTGGATTAGAACTATTGTCCTGGGTTTCTTTCTGAGGACAGTACACATCTGGACACATGGAAACGATCTTCAGTCCATGGCAGGTATATTAAATCTACCCATAAAACTCTGCATATTATCTACACAAGATATTATATCTAGGAAGTACTGTACGACACTATAAAGCTAAGATGATGTAGTGCACATCTGTGCTTCTGTATTTGTGATCTGGCAGGCAGACAGATCCAGCAGGGCAAGCTCACTGATCTCTTGTAAAATAACATAGAGGTTTGGTGTTTTGCTCTGTCTAAACTGCCTCTCCTCCCTACTCAGTTTGGACTTTCTTCCCTTCTTCTCCTCAGCCTGAAGCGAGGCCTCTTCTGCCCAGCGCACGACTTCCTGAACCAGTTCAGAACGGCCGCTGCCAGCTGGCTGTGACTCGGGTTGCATGGCACGATGAGGCTTGCTGCTGATAAGATCCAGACACAATGTGTCAGCATGGCAACCGGATGGTTTTACAGAAATACGAACCTACAGaggatttgacaaaaaaaagacgatttaagaaaaatgtaattgaCAGTAATAAATTGAAGTACAGAAATAATACGCCTTGCTCAGTATGTACTCACCGTAACATGGTCAAATAGGTAAAAGGTATGGATTCCAGTGCTGGTGCGTGTGCTGATCTTATCAGGGTATCTTTGCAACGTCCCGGCATGCCACTCACACTTTCCATCCCCACTGATGCTGACCACTTGACCATCCCGATCCTTAAGGTATACCGCTCCCTTCAATCCATACCTGTGTGATAAATTAACATAAGCTCATTTTTGCTTCATACTCTACAACCAATTTAAATCCATAAGCAGGTGGGTTACTGTGGTACGAAGATGAGAAATCCGTTCGCTCTGACAGCATAGATGACAGCATCAGCCACACAGCGTTCATCTGTGTGAGGGTCTTTGTCTCTGAAGTAGAGGCACTGGAAGAGCTCTGTGGACTGCTTCTGTGCGTGCTGCGCTGCCTGTCATTCAAACAGAGAAACAGACATTACTATTTTACTGCAACTGTGCTATAGATGGGGTTAATGGCCTTACTTactctgtttttgttgttgatttgTTGAGCCAGCTCCTCGAGTTCTCTGTCACCGGCCAAGGCCTTGTTAAAGGACCCTTCCTTCTCCAGCTGAATGGCAGCCATAAGGAGCCGATGCACTACTACATCAGCATAACGTCTGATTGGAGAAGTAAAGTGAGTGTATCGATCCAGAGCGAGACCTAAACATGACACGAAAACAAGATACTATTAATAAACATGGAATTTGTAGGCATGATGTAACAAAGATGGGCAGTGAGTGAATGAAAGGCACGTACCATAGTGATAGTACTGTTCTTCTGGACAGGCTCCTGTAGAGAAGTAAAGGGCATTAGACATTGCCTGGGTCGCCATCATTCTCAACAACCTGTTCACCAGAGGGTCCTGAGGGTCCATTGCCCATTCCAGAGAATCAGCCAGAGCTCTGTTTGACCTAGTGTAAGACAAGCATATAATGCAAGATAATACGGAATACTTCATAATAGAATACAAAATTGTGGCCAACTTTGAAAAATTGACattcaaatataatattaaagatGTCTTAAAGCG
This region of Triplophysa rosa linkage group LG1, Trosa_1v2, whole genome shotgun sequence genomic DNA includes:
- the tipin gene encoding TIMELESS-interacting protein, which produces MLGQSENSLHDIPDYEHTEDEKYPPLPPPSSPGQNDFEEGLFGNAEGDGEEGEVSKLAEVPVAKRRSVKRPQPKLDSNRLISEKGLPALRTLFDNVTFKGKGHEGEDLKLVLKKMENWAHRLYPKLQFEDFIEKVESLGGKKEVQTCLKRIRMDLPLTHEDFVEEAQAPAQEEFGLGEDASFHEDPFVHSTPAPVSLTEEQQRRIELNKQLALERRLARQKLASSQNLTQDEADEPSTSSSGLYISQENPGVVQSTSNETPLKQKLAKPPSSPLYDNECASPVPNGIDDDSN